From the Ammospiza caudacuta isolate bAmmCau1 chromosome 1, bAmmCau1.pri, whole genome shotgun sequence genome, the window AATGATCAGGAAAACTAGATTTCAGCACACACTCAGAACCACTGAAATCAGGCACAGATGGCTCTGGCTGTCCATCAAGAAGAGGATGTGGATACGTAGAGAAACTTTCAGGGAGCGCAGACGTCTCATCAGAGAGGTTTACAGAACCATTGTGCTGGAAGTCCTTACTATCAATCTCATCTGCTTTTTTCTGTATGGAAGCTGGAGATCCAGCATCATTCAAGACAGGAAGAGGACCCTGCTCAGATTTTACCAAGAAAGTCTCTTCACCTGTCTTCTGCCTTCCTGGACTAGTGCTTTCAAGAAGCTCTAGTGGACTACAAGTTTTGCTTTCAAATGAATGGACAGATTCCCGTTTCTTGGATTTAGGTTTGTTTCTGCATAAAGGAATTTTGAATTTTGTCAAGCTTCCAGAGGTTAATGGTTTAATTAGGTTTAAATCAGAAAATGTCTGCTTCACTACTGATGCTTTAGGGCTGAAGTTTGTACTGTTTGTGTTACTTGTAGAAGTACCATTCTGGACTGTCACAGACAGGTTTCTGTTTGTCACATCTTCATTTTCATCCTTTTGTTTCGTTATACCAGTTTGGACTGTTGCAGGCAGGTTTCTGTTTGTTACATctccttcattttttcccttttgttttgttataCCATTCTGGACTGTCACAGACAGGTTTCTGTTTGTCATCTCTCCCTCATTTTCATCCTTCTGTTTTGTTATACCATTCTGGACTGTCGCAGGAAGGTTTCTGTTTGTCACATCTCCTTCATTTTtatccttttgttttgttgtgccATTTTGGACTGTCACAGACAGGTCTCTATTTGTCACAACTCCTTCATCTTTATCTTCTTGTTTTATTGTACTGTTCTggactgtcacagacacatttcctTCTGTTATATctccttcatcttcatcttttTGTTCTGCTGCAAAATTCAAGGTTGCTTTAACTTCTTGCACATCACGTTTAAAAGCCACAGCATCTTTATCTGCATTAACTGGTGATTCCCCATTTTCATTGTTCACTGTCAAAGTCTCATAAATATCCACAGAAGAGGATTCCATTGTTTCATGTGAAGCCTGACAGTCAATATTTGGATCAATCTTTTTATGTGTAATTTCTTTTGTAATTTCTGCCAATGATGTATGCAAATCCAGCTGTCTCACATTCCCAGTCTCTGCACTACATTCCACAGCTTTAACACTGCTTTTATCAGAGGAATCCTCAAAAGCAGCCTTTAAAagtctttttccttctgagatGAACCTATGACTTTTAAGAAACCATTCAGAAGTCCTGGCACAAGATTCAACAGGCCAAACTTTTTTACCAGTCATGGGTATTGTTCTTTGACAGGTAAACTGCTGCAATTTCTTAGTAACTTTGTTCAAATTTCTTCCTGTCTTGCTTTTGTGGTGATCAGAAACATCATGGATCTGAGCTAGTACTCTAAGGCTATCTGAGGCAGCTGCATAACGTGCCACATTGCttgaattttctccttttactATTGCAGAGAGCTCAGGTGTCATCTTAAAGCCAGTTTCAAATGCAAGTAATTTGGTACTATTCTTTCTCCAGGCTGATACAGTTTTTACTTCctgagtatttttttctgtatcaaAATCTGATGTATGATCACACAAAGTTGAGAAAGTATGATTTAGTCCTGAAACTGAAAATGAGCTTGACATGGTAACTGCTGCTTCTGTTTGTAACTCACACTTCTTGCATTTACTAGCCATTTCTGCAGATTTCTCAttgattttcatcttttttctaGGCTTTCTACCAATAttccacttttttccccttaaacaCTTGCTGCTTTCACTCAGGCAGCATGAAACACAACCTtcttcattttcattcttttctttattaGGTGAAAAACCACCTTTTATGAGTGATCTCTCATTCTGCATTCTACTAGTGCTGCAAATTCTATCACTCAGCTCTCCAGTACCATGGGCTACATGGAAGAATCCATTTAATTTATAACTGTTGGTAGTTCCACTAGCTGAGGGCTTCACTAACGTGTTGATGTAACAACAGTCCTGTAACACCACAAATGGATTCTtttcagctgcacagagcaagCCACTGCAATGGTTTAGGGCATTAGTGCCACGTTCAGCACCACATTTTGCAGAAGCATTCATCACTTCCTCAGCTGCAGTCACACTTGAACTTTGCAAGCGCCTGATTTTACCAGATCTGTGTTGCCTTTTTCTACACTGCACACCAGGCTCTTCTGCTACAGCATGGCATAGGAAGCTCTTGCTTTCAGTGTCATCTGAAGCAGAAACTCTAGAAGATTTAGAATAGTGAGATTCCTTTTCCTTAGAATCTTCTACCCTGTTTTGCTTTGTCTTAACCTTCTTTACAGCCTGTGAATTACCAGAGTCTTGCTCAATTGCTTTCAACTGCTCCTCTGCtgattaaaaaaccaaaaaaatgtcattaaagAAAACTCTAAGAGAAAAAGACTATTTTATAAAGAGaatcaaaacccccaaacattAAAGGCTGCTAAAGAACATGACACTATATAAGGCTAATATATTTCAGTGAAgttttatgacttttttttttaaatgaaagctaTTAGGACACTTAAGAGTAAAAAAGATGTATTACCTTCAGGAACAAATGCAAAGAGGAGCAGAACTGTACAGTGTCATAAGGACACTGGAAGTTGTGTATTTGTTGTGTACTCCACATaagtggaaaataaataagAGCAAATCTGGCAAGAAAATGCAGATGCTGTTTGCATGCTCAGCCTTAAAAccttttgtttgcacagcatATTCTCTGTCATAGGAACACTAATTTGTAAGAGTATCTTTCAGATACACAGTCCAATACCAAATGCATTTGATTGATCAGGAAGATCCAGAAAAATTGAAGGACCTGCATTTTTAGAGACTACTACTtcttatttaaaagcaaatacaGATTATGTAAAAAACTGTATATCTGAAAATCTAGAGAATGGACTCAAGAGCATACTAGTACAATGCTGGTTTTTTTAGACCTTTGTTCTCAAGGTAAAACACAATGTTAATATCTGTCTTTCAGAATATGTTTTTtagataaaatattaataatctACAGTAAGTATATGTCATTTGAATGTATTCACTTCAAAAGCAATGTTTTTAGACAacatcctgaaaaaaaaaaaagactttaaaaaccCCTCTTTCAAAATTGTTCCAGTTTGACTCAAAATTCTCTTAAAACATCAAAACACAATCATTGCTTCTACatcttttgggatttttcataaaatagcAACTAAAAAGTCCTGAGAGCAAACCCCAGCATCCTATAAAGGCAGACACTGTTAAGACAGCATCACACATAATCAAAAATAAACAGATAATAGACAGATGAATGAAGACTTGAAATTACTGCCCCCTTTCTTGCTTGTGGCTGACCACCTCTGAAGAAAGGTGGGGAATGCTTTTGAGAGAAACAAATTCCCAGCACTCCCCACCAACGGCCTGCCTGTTTCTGTCCATAtcccttcctctctcccttcctccccccttCCTCTACCCCCCTGAAAGGCTAACTGGTCTCCTCTCCTTGGTGTTAAATAGGCTTCTTTTCTCGTTCAGGAAAAGcctttcctctttctgaaaATCTGTTGTCTTCTAAGACTGGTGGTATTCACATCACTGCGAAGCACACCCTAGCTTTTCTCAGTCAGCAGCCAGTTTTTAAAGGGGTCTTACTTCAGGAACAATTTGGGAGCACAAGTTCTGTACCTGTACCTCTACAATGGAGCTACCAGCGCTTACCACTTTCCCCTGGGCTGTCTGGTCGTTTCTGAGGGcttgagctctgctgctcttctttcAGGCAATGCTTCTGAGTCTTTCTTCTGGTGGTTGGTTGTTCTTGTCCACTCagatcctgcagctgctgtgacagCAAGGCATTTCTCTTCCTCTTGCTCAGAGCTCCTTTCCTGGACTCTGGACACTGTGTATGCTGTTTTAGTAAGGCAGAACTACCCCTCTCCTTGGGACCATGTACTTTTGGTTTCCTCACCGATCTCCTGCCTTTCTTGCCCAAACacctctcttctttttcctgtgtCCCTAGTGTTCTTGATTCGACTAATGGACACCCATTCAACTTCTCTAGTATGAAAACCTCTTCCTGAGATTTTGGTTCAGGGACAACTTCCTGAGCACCCAAATTCTTCCTAAAATCTGGGATTTGCATATTCTGCGTCATTGTAGAGTCAGTACATTGCACTTCAGTACTCCACGTGACATTTTTGGGTTGAAGAACTTCTGGTTCTGGAAAACAGGATATTCCATGTCTCTCTGTGCTCTCAATTCCCCTCTTCAAGTTCGGGACTTGTAATTTTACTTCCATACAGGAATGTTTGCCTTCTGTTCCTGAGCTCCCTGAACCCTTGTGGAAACCTGAGAAGTTCAGGTCTTCTGAGCAATGTTCATTCCTTTCAATCCCTGCTGAGAACTTTTTCTGCAAAGTAGTTCCTGAGAAAAACAGCTGTTGGCTTTGACCTGTCCCTCTCAGAGTCTCTTCCCAGCACATTGCTGCAGCCGTGGCTGCTGCTTGCCAATCTTCACACTCATGTGTGTCTGAAATTAGTGAAGCTACACCCTTGCTTCTTCGGGGAGACTTCCTGCGCTGGATTCCCTTAGTTTTTCTACCTGGGAATTTCTGTCTGTTCTCAGCTTGCTCCTTCTGCATGGACATATGAAGAGCAAAACACTTAAAGGAAGTGTGAGAGAGCGTGGCAGGTTGTGGAAAGAAAGGTAAGGGCTGCTCAGGCTTTCTCTTTGGTGCCAGGCGACGACCCCGCTTGACCACCAGCTTTCCCTGTGGCTCACACCCTGCCTGCGGAGAGCCGGGGCTGCTGACCTCGGGGTCAACCAGCTCCACCTCGCCGGGTCTCACCACCTTCCCTGACCTCAACTGCGGCATCTCGGTGGCGCAGAGACGGCAACAGAGCCCACAAACCCCGCTCGCCAGCGCGGCTTCCGCCGCAGCCTCGCTAGCTCGGCACCCACGATGGCTGCAGGCCCGAGCGGGGAGCGGGGGACAGCCCCTCCCAGGCTGCCGCCTCCGGGGACTGCCGGCGGAGCCCAGGCCGCCCAGAGAAAAACCACGGCCACCGACAAGCCCTTCCTGACACCCTCACTGCCCcggcccccaaacacacaccCGAGGCAACCTCTCACAGACCATGGCGCTGAAGGAAGCGGCCCCGCACCTCTCCAAACTGAAGAAGGCCGCTGCCTGCAGCCTCCCGCGCCTCCTTCCCACCCTCTCCCCTTCACTATCTGCCCTCGTCTACCGATCCGTTCCCCTCGTCCAAGCACAGCCGCTCGCCCAAAGAGCCGAGCTGCCGCCGCGCCGACGGGCGAGCGTGAGGGCGGCTCCGCAGCGCGGCgaggcggggggcggcgggaaCAGCCGCCTGGCCGCGCTCGCTCTGTCGCCGGATCGGCTGGGCCGCCTGCGCGGTCCAACCCCGGCAATGGGGGTGGCGAGCGCGGCTCCTCCGGGCGGCCGTGCCCCCGTGTCGGCAGCCCTCGGCCAAGCGCTTTGGTTGGCGCTGCGCAGCCGTCGTGCTGCCCCCATGGTGCCCGAAGCGCCGTGCGGGGTTGCGGGTCCGGCCGCAGGCTCAGGGCCGCCCAAGAGACCGGGCTGCGGTGTGGAACTGCCAGAGCCTGGGCGCAAAGGCCCAACTCGGCCCGAGGTCGGAGTCGTGTAGGTAAACACCCAGGCTCGCCCATTTCGTCGGGTGTTCCATCCCCCTCAGTGATTCCTTCTTCGAGCACAGCACTAAAGAAGCTCGCCAACACTGAGGGGCCATGCCGTTGtttcacagaatgggtcaggctggGAGGGACCACAGTGGGGTCACCttgtccaacctccctgctcaagcagggccatcccagagcacatggcacgGGATCATGTCCAGAGAGTTCTTGAATAtgtccagtgagggagactccacaacctctctgggcaacctgttccagtgcttagTTATCTGCAGTTATCTCACATTCCAGCAGAGCTTCTGTGCATCACTCTCTGGctgttgcctcttgtcctaCTGCTGAGCACCACcaagaagagcctggctctaTTGGCACCCACCTTTACATGCTGGCAGACATtgatgaggtcccctctcagcCATCTCTTCTggaggctgaacaggcccagctctttcagcttttccttttatGTTCCAGTTCTGTCATCAGCTTTAAAGCTCTCCATTGGACCTGCTCTAAGAGCTCCATGTGTCTCTTTGTCTGAGGACATCAACTTTGTATTTCAAATAATACAGCTTCTTAGGACTTGAGTGAGGGGGAAAAGATCACTCAAAAAGACTGTATTGTCAGAAAACAATAGAAGTTGGTGTTTGGGCTTTGAATGGGGTGGTAGATTCAACACAGATGGAGAACACCAAAGCTTCAGAACCATACACTGCATGATAATGTGAACATGTAGAAGTTAGCTTAAAAAAATAGTTGTACAAAGGCTGAATCTAAGTGGCAGGTGTTATGAAAATCCCAAATTATTAAACTTAATAAGGTGGTAGTCTAATGCCGATAATGCCATCAGCAAAATTGCACATGGCTGCTAAATGACCGTGTCCTGCAAGCAGTCTCCTTGTGTTTTCCTCAGCTGGTATCTGAGGGATGAAACACCTTACTCAAATTCATTTCACTGTGGCTTAGTGCTTTCTGGTGTTCACATTTCATACATCCTAGTTTGAGATCCGTGCAAAGAAATAAGGTGCTTTATGTCACAACTTGCTGGAAGTGCAGTCCTGTGAAGTTAAAGAGTAGTTGGAAAGGTGTGTTTTACTAATTGGCATTGGCTCACTTTATGACTTCAGCCCACGTAACTCACTTCATCTCTGTTTCTCCACCCAGAGGTAGAAATAATATATTTCAGTCCAAATAAAGACAGAGAATGTTGCATTTTTGCTAAAATCTCTCCATAGATGAAGAAAGAACAACAGGGAGGCTGGGAAATTGCTAACTTTAATTTTCTTGCGGTATTTTTAGATTGTACATACATGCTGAAGTACAAAAAGTCAGCAAATGGCTAACTAAAGctaataaaagcagaaaatacagatttcttaGGCATTTTCTCCCATGGCTCAGTATTGTGCTTCTAGTCCTTGGGACAGAAAGGCCCTAATAAAAGGGAGTTAACTGCACAGTATTTATCATTGTCAGTGTTCTGCAAGGCTGATATTACATAAAACATTCAGCTCTGGTGAAATTTAGCCATTTAACCTTTCATTTCAAACCTTCTTCAGTGAGTAACAGAGTCTTTTAAGTTTTATAGCAAGATGAAGACATGCTGAAAAGCAGAAGTAAAGGAAATCTGGGAAAATGGCATATGAATTACCTTACTGCTAGCTCAAATTTTTAGGATGTTAGTATTTAGTCAGTTATTTGCAATGATGAGAACTCTCCTCAGACCAGATTTTTATGAAATTGAATAAAAATCTACTTGAAATGAAT encodes:
- the TOPAZ1 gene encoding protein TOPAZ1, whose product is MPQLRSGKVVRPGEVELVDPEVSSPGSPQAGCEPQGKLVVKRGRRLAPKRKPEQPLPFFPQPATLSHTSFKCFALHMSMQKEQAENRQKFPGRKTKGIQRRKSPRRSKGVASLISDTHECEDWQAAATAAAMCWEETLRGTGQSQQLFFSGTTLQKKFSAGIERNEHCSEDLNFSGFHKGSGSSGTEGKHSCMEVKLQVPNLKRGIESTERHGISCFPEPEVLQPKNVTWSTEVQCTDSTMTQNMQIPDFRKNLGAQEVVPEPKSQEEVFILEKLNGCPLVESRTLGTQEKEERCLGKKGRRSVRKPKVHGPKERGSSALLKQHTQCPESRKGALSKRKRNALLSQQLQDLSGQEQPTTRRKTQKHCLKEEQQSSSPQKRPDSPGESAEEQLKAIEQDSGNSQAVKKVKTKQNRVEDSKEKESHYSKSSRVSASDDTESKSFLCHAVAEEPGVQCRKRQHRSGKIRRLQSSSVTAAEEVMNASAKCGAERGTNALNHCSGLLCAAEKNPFVVLQDCCYINTLVKPSASGTTNSYKLNGFFHVAHGTGELSDRICSTSRMQNERSLIKGGFSPNKEKNENEEGCVSCCLSESSKCLRGKKWNIGRKPRKKMKINEKSAEMASKCKKCELQTEAAVTMSSSFSVSGLNHTFSTLCDHTSDFDTEKNTQEVKTVSAWRKNSTKLLAFETGFKMTPELSAIVKGENSSNVARYAAASDSLRVLAQIHDVSDHHKSKTGRNLNKVTKKLQQFTCQRTIPMTGKKVWPVESCARTSEWFLKSHRFISEGKRLLKAAFEDSSDKSSVKAVECSAETGNVRQLDLHTSLAEITKEITHKKIDPNIDCQASHETMESSSVDIYETLTVNNENGESPVNADKDAVAFKRDVQEVKATLNFAAEQKDEDEGDITEGNVSVTVQNSTIKQEDKDEGVVTNRDLSVTVQNGTTKQKDKNEGDVTNRNLPATVQNGITKQKDENEGEMTNRNLSVTVQNGITKQKGKNEGDVTNRNLPATVQTVQNGTSTSNTNSTNFSPKASVVKQTFSDLNLIKPLTSGSLTKFKIPLCRNKPKSKKRESVHSFESKTCSPLELLESTSPGRQKTGEETFLVKSEQGPLPVLNDAGSPASIQKKADEIDSKDFQHNGSVNLSDETSALPESFSTYPHPLLDGQPEPSVPDFSGSECVLKSSFPDHSWNAVDPLVGLEINGDRKSRGNFSQKVKSQNLPDVLEAYNQDVLVIDVIQDDPDLFGTSNEEELAPARCENCPVKASSANCIKDTKVYIKPESPVTSENKYSVESSFRCMQESGKSSDTENSCNLMLKAEDVKTHNSSRGSSLSGDVSEDFLEDRQQSKLDELLTSLDVDEKLQLADGVPDVEEENKSEAGKSDCKYKVNCELLSGLPLNDQKVNIFSGTTEMKSWTNGYKSSRRSTSLPLKNCGDFEPWKMEKNASASHSVQQILDALNLPRKYCRYYFMTSRGCERTKCWFCHVPGQGDEKICMAILRTYISIKESGLLKRAVQIFVQYYKEVTPGIDFASEVLNDLLLSLLNNCLLPEVFQILNVIVQIKTLPAVEVLLKVFEHVASLNIRNAVPTLISTFCKLIDAGMFLELEHFDYIIKLLRQLQVSSWEMSTVLNIKSRIKERYFEKTWIFDFNLAVAEIQHCKEKRDWTKLGALYLNARTGCEHFEDLQKLFLSIAEILTKDSEADRPGVPFCDFADIVMKNSQHNKADSLFIGRTGISVMYSYHKVLQWIKGRKVLDKLHELQIDFTLLKGLVGAGKSASRCQIVNKAAEIYLYSGHLDGATRVLRESEWITDAPLWPCDKMDILNRHNLLCAIVHKYLRKSLYRQAFEVLQNLPGLQKHSDIIDASQYSCLFNKLINACFENKNLGVSSSAVDFMLSKKIAIDFVLLRGLITALGRSSLWSKARTYYKNALSLGCYPELQGNLYHRLLKIPSYLSEVEMLLAIEIFLVSNASDIQSSRTTSQTLQIILKRSEDTVQNSSAYHEAVERLIQAAHLSDPKLFLKHLTVNVNMEEVYRLEHSSALKWLQENMKWAEKKFHVPNRTRPHCGMETSLERWKKYPEE